In Alkalihalobacillus sp. AL-G, the genomic stretch AGCCCCTACAATAATCCTGTCACCAAAACTTTGTACCACCTTATCTATAATTGCAGTAATATTCTTCGTTTCAGCTGTTAGTTCAATTACCTTGACGCCTCCGTTATATAAAGCACCAACGATAGGCTCAATGGTCTGTACATCAGCTTCACGGATAACAGCAACGATTTTGTTTTCTTTTATTTCCGAAATGACACTCATTTCATCACCTTTTCGTCTTGTTTTATTCCAGGTTTGCATGACGCTGATTCAATTGATTCGTCTCGTGCCCATCCTTTTCGTTTTTCAAAAGATGTACTACGATTGCATCCAGGATTAAATGGGCCGATTGGTCAAATTGACTTCCAAGTGGTTGAATCGTCTCTGGTTCCTCTGGCTTTCGATGCTTTGTTGCAGCTCGTATGACTAGGCAACCATCACTAAGGTCAGCGATCTGTGAATTCGGGTTGGTCGTTACTAAAAATAGATCTGCTCCAACTTCCTTTGCTTTCGTTCCAAACTGTAACAGTGAGCCTGTCGATCCAGACCCGGATATGACGATAAGCAAGTCATCTGAGGAAATGCTTGGCGTGATCGTTTCGCCTACAACATATACGGGATAGCCGCCTTGCATCAATCTCATTGCGAACACTTTTCCGATCAACCCGGAGCGCCCTGTGCCGGAGACGAAGATACGCTTCGCATTCTGAATCTTTTCCGAAAGATGTACCGCTTCAAGCTCGTCAACATTCGATAACACTTCTGTGATCTCTGCTGAAATCGTCGTTATGATTGATTTCATAATTTACTTATCAACCCTTTCATTTCGGAAGCAACCTTATTCATATTTTCTGCTTGAGTTATTGCACTACCAACGATAATGATGTCTGGATTTTTTTTGATTATGTCAGGAAGCGTTGTCAGGTTAATCCCCCCTGCTACGGCGACTTCAAATCGCTGACTCTTATTAGTAAGGGTAAATAAATCAGTTGGGAGTTCACCTTCCTGCTGCATATCCTTTCCAAAGTGTAGGCTGACTAAATCTACACCGAGCTCTTCTAATTCGATCATTTTGCTTTGATCCTGAATTCCTAAT encodes the following:
- the hxlB gene encoding 6-phospho-3-hexuloisomerase, which codes for MKSIITTISAEITEVLSNVDELEAVHLSEKIQNAKRIFVSGTGRSGLIGKVFAMRLMQGGYPVYVVGETITPSISSDDLLIVISGSGSTGSLLQFGTKAKEVGADLFLVTTNPNSQIADLSDGCLVIRAATKHRKPEEPETIQPLGSQFDQSAHLILDAIVVHLLKNEKDGHETNQLNQRHANLE